One window from the genome of Oceanidesulfovibrio indonesiensis encodes:
- a CDS encoding STAS domain-containing protein encodes MTPTRKSAPKNAYSFDIDGNALIIRLEGEVTLKVTPDLKQEMVKALERSAQDGIHEVVVDLSGTSFMDSTGISSLVVLRKRSKELGLTMRLVNPSQQVRKILSLVQLTQYFNIEG; translated from the coding sequence ATGACGCCCACCAGGAAATCAGCGCCCAAAAATGCCTATTCCTTTGATATCGATGGCAACGCCCTCATTATTCGGCTTGAGGGTGAGGTCACGCTGAAAGTCACGCCGGACCTGAAGCAGGAAATGGTAAAGGCCCTGGAGCGGTCTGCACAGGATGGGATACACGAAGTAGTGGTCGATCTCTCGGGCACGTCCTTCATGGACTCGACGGGGATAAGCAGTCTGGTGGTGCTGCGCAAACGAAGCAAGGAGCTTGGTCTTACCATGCGACTGGTCAATCCCAGTCAGCAGGTCCGCAAGATCCTCTCCCTCGTTCAACTCACGCAGTATTTCAATATCGAGGGGTAG
- a CDS encoding isoamylase early set domain-containing protein — translation MPVSKKYLKSKPICKVTFKLPKEASDGAESACLVGDFNDWDKTAAPMKKLKTGGFTVTLDLEVGNEYHYRFLVNDEKWENDWEADKYVYSPYASADNSVIVV, via the coding sequence ATGCCTGTCAGTAAGAAGTATTTGAAATCCAAGCCGATCTGCAAAGTGACCTTCAAGCTTCCCAAGGAAGCTTCCGATGGAGCGGAAAGCGCCTGTCTTGTGGGCGATTTCAATGATTGGGACAAGACCGCCGCACCCATGAAGAAGCTGAAGACCGGCGGCTTCACCGTGACGCTCGATCTGGAAGTGGGCAACGAGTACCACTATCGTTTTCTCGTGAACGACGAAAAATGGGAAAACGACTGGGAAGCGGACAAGTATGTCTACAGCCCCTACGCGAGCGCTGACAACTCGGTGATTGTGGTCTGA
- a CDS encoding helix-turn-helix domain-containing protein produces the protein MEERTVFTLKQAAELLNCHTETLRRSIKDGHLFAAKIGKEYRISKTDLEHYWTAKGGGALFDDSPRPERPAARKKQEKGPEQLKLPT, from the coding sequence ATGGAAGAACGCACGGTCTTTACACTGAAGCAGGCCGCCGAGCTGCTGAATTGCCATACTGAAACGTTGCGCCGGTCCATCAAGGACGGGCATCTTTTTGCCGCCAAGATCGGGAAGGAATACAGGATTTCCAAGACGGATCTTGAGCATTACTGGACGGCGAAGGGTGGCGGCGCTTTGTTTGACGATTCGCCGAGGCCGGAGCGACCGGCCGCCAGGAAGAAGCAGGAAAAGGGTCCGGAGCAACTCAAACTGCCCACATGA
- the thiD gene encoding bifunctional hydroxymethylpyrimidine kinase/phosphomethylpyrimidine kinase gives MTIAGSDSGGGAGIQADLKSIAANGGYGVSVITALTAQNGLGVTGIHAPPAEFVAQQLTTVLDGFPVRAAKTGMLFSQAIINAVAEVLEARKDFPLVVDPVSVSQSGHRLLEESAVHALIRRILPLSDLVTPNRPEAEMLSDMRIESEDDVAEAARRILDLGPAAVLLKGGHMDAARHGDTMRDWLVLPGGDVRVLEHGHVATENLHGTGCTLSAAIATFLGAGEALDQAVRLAQEYLTACLAASYAPGEGAGPPDHMAAIRPLLIDE, from the coding sequence ATGACCATCGCCGGTTCGGATTCCGGCGGCGGCGCCGGCATCCAGGCGGACCTCAAATCCATAGCCGCCAACGGAGGCTACGGAGTCAGCGTCATCACTGCGCTCACTGCCCAGAACGGCCTGGGGGTCACGGGAATCCACGCGCCGCCGGCCGAGTTCGTTGCGCAGCAGCTCACCACGGTGCTTGACGGCTTTCCTGTACGCGCTGCCAAGACAGGCATGCTTTTTTCTCAGGCAATTATCAATGCCGTTGCAGAAGTGCTTGAGGCTCGCAAGGATTTCCCTCTGGTCGTGGATCCAGTCTCGGTGAGCCAGAGCGGTCACCGCCTGCTTGAGGAGTCGGCTGTCCATGCCCTCATCAGGCGCATACTGCCGCTGTCGGATTTGGTCACCCCGAACCGGCCCGAAGCGGAAATGCTCTCCGACATGCGAATCGAATCGGAAGATGACGTTGCAGAAGCTGCGCGACGCATACTCGACCTCGGTCCCGCGGCCGTTTTGCTCAAGGGCGGTCACATGGACGCCGCACGACACGGCGACACCATGCGCGACTGGCTGGTGCTCCCAGGCGGCGATGTCCGCGTGCTGGAGCATGGTCACGTGGCAACGGAAAACCTGCATGGCACCGGTTGCACCTTGTCCGCCGCCATAGCCACGTTCCTCGGCGCGGGCGAAGCACTGGACCAGGCGGTGCGGCTTGCGCAGGAATATCTGACGGCGTGTCTGGCGGCGAGTTACGCCCCGGGCGAAGGCGCTGGCCCACCGGACCACATGGCAGCCATTCGTCCGTTGTTGATTGACGAATAA
- a CDS encoding helix-turn-helix domain-containing protein — MRSTDSGSIDAAAVLGRMIEVTNASSQTELAEILGVGKAAISDAKTRGALPASWLLKLSRPPYSANPVWLEMGLGPRRIDQQAESAGPLLRPQEAVMPSGTRPQKRSREIPVARLALSARGDGLALDDSLAPPVSFSEVFLDQFGESGALRLVSVEHRHAAVGAERGDWLLVDESRKDIVEGALHVLRFGPDVVMRRVRRRADEIVLGSSEGDESLPAGRHGLAILGIVVWMGRTLP, encoded by the coding sequence ATGCGTTCAACCGATTCCGGCAGCATAGATGCGGCGGCTGTGCTCGGTCGGATGATCGAGGTCACGAACGCATCCTCGCAGACCGAACTCGCCGAAATCCTCGGCGTGGGAAAGGCTGCCATCTCCGACGCGAAAACGCGCGGCGCCTTACCTGCCTCCTGGCTCCTCAAACTGAGCCGCCCTCCGTACAGCGCTAACCCCGTGTGGCTGGAAATGGGCCTGGGCCCCAGACGCATCGACCAACAGGCCGAATCTGCCGGACCTCTTTTACGGCCGCAGGAAGCCGTCATGCCCTCCGGTACACGCCCCCAGAAGCGATCCCGGGAAATTCCGGTGGCGCGGCTGGCCCTTTCCGCTCGTGGCGACGGCCTTGCGCTGGACGATTCGCTTGCGCCGCCAGTTTCGTTTTCCGAAGTGTTTCTCGATCAGTTCGGCGAATCCGGGGCGCTCCGTCTGGTTTCCGTAGAGCACAGGCATGCGGCGGTGGGGGCAGAGCGCGGAGACTGGCTGCTTGTGGACGAGTCACGAAAGGACATTGTGGAAGGCGCGCTGCACGTCCTTCGATTCGGGCCGGATGTGGTCATGCGCAGAGTACGGCGGCGAGCGGACGAGATCGTTCTCGGTTCAAGCGAGGGCGACGAATCCCTGCCGGCAGGGCGTCATGGTCTGGCAATCCTTGGTATAGTCGTCTGGATGGGCCGGACCCTGCCGTGA
- a CDS encoding transglutaminase-like domain-containing protein, translated as MKTPPLLIGLALLLWGWMSGMLWIAVLLALLFEARWMTRAVLELSDTAITLFFDICLLIAAGAALSLFLSPDDPPVAKTLLVWLPLVFAPLALAQAYSQRARLPFSALARLPGMGKKSPHPDEADAFRPGFHFPSIYAGMVCIAAAGANREYAYFYPALAVLAALFLYANRPARVRPIPWAAILLLALGSGFIAQDGIQRAQQWARSYVQRMVHGPYQVRTAIGELGELKISRRILMRVALPETIDPPILLATAGYDFFDGSRWLATNSTFVPLEPVPGVDIYRLAPEVQTASPDNPQQNSMSLRVFQNLFRGKGLLALPLDTEEVSDVDADLVESNVLGSVLVDDAPGFIAYNATMRAGARRLGTPLPTDTLVPPPHRAVLEELVGSLGLRELDPADAARKVRDYFHGNFTYSVVLTRERPDLGPLEEFLTVSRSGHCEYFATAAVLLLRQAGIPARYALGYAVWEPGDADARMFLVRESHAHSWPRFWANGRWMDMDPTPPLWYPQETEPLSSLQWLWDWRADVSFAFMRWRHTAQNSAARGWLVAGAVVLAVFLAARLARRGGLRRRREAVKAKREQTMFFGADSPFYELIANDERRTPRASGEPMLSWLARSGAKHLIPMARLHYRYRFDPRRDDDSVKRELERHKAD; from the coding sequence ATGAAGACGCCGCCGCTGCTCATAGGCCTTGCTCTGCTTCTGTGGGGGTGGATGTCCGGAATGCTCTGGATCGCCGTGTTGCTGGCGCTGCTGTTCGAGGCCCGCTGGATGACCCGCGCCGTCCTGGAACTCTCGGACACGGCCATCACGCTGTTCTTCGACATCTGCCTGCTCATCGCGGCCGGCGCCGCCCTCTCGCTCTTTCTCTCCCCGGACGATCCGCCGGTGGCCAAAACCCTGCTCGTCTGGCTGCCGCTGGTGTTCGCGCCGCTGGCGCTGGCCCAGGCATACAGCCAGCGTGCGCGGCTGCCCTTCTCAGCCCTGGCCCGGCTTCCTGGCATGGGAAAGAAAAGCCCCCATCCGGACGAAGCCGACGCCTTTCGGCCCGGCTTCCACTTTCCGTCCATATACGCAGGCATGGTCTGCATCGCGGCCGCCGGCGCCAATCGTGAGTATGCGTACTTCTATCCGGCGCTCGCCGTGCTTGCCGCACTGTTTCTGTATGCAAATCGTCCAGCCCGAGTCCGGCCAATCCCATGGGCCGCAATCCTGCTGCTGGCCCTGGGCTCCGGCTTCATAGCCCAGGACGGCATCCAGCGTGCCCAGCAGTGGGCCCGGTCCTACGTCCAGCGCATGGTCCACGGTCCGTACCAGGTCCGCACCGCCATCGGCGAACTCGGGGAGCTCAAGATTTCACGGCGCATCCTCATGCGCGTGGCGCTGCCGGAAACGATAGACCCGCCGATCCTCCTGGCCACCGCCGGCTACGACTTCTTCGACGGCTCCCGCTGGCTGGCCACCAACTCCACCTTCGTGCCCCTGGAGCCCGTACCCGGCGTCGATATATACCGGCTCGCGCCGGAGGTTCAGACCGCGTCACCAGACAATCCGCAGCAAAACTCGATGTCCCTGCGCGTGTTCCAGAACCTGTTCCGCGGCAAAGGTCTGCTCGCCCTGCCCCTGGACACAGAGGAAGTCTCCGACGTGGATGCCGACCTCGTGGAAAGCAACGTGCTCGGATCCGTGCTCGTGGACGACGCTCCCGGTTTCATCGCCTACAACGCGACCATGCGCGCCGGAGCGCGACGGCTGGGAACTCCACTTCCCACCGATACACTGGTGCCGCCGCCCCATCGCGCTGTTCTGGAAGAGCTCGTGGGATCGCTCGGCCTGCGAGAGCTCGACCCGGCCGACGCAGCGCGAAAGGTGCGGGATTATTTCCATGGAAACTTCACCTACAGCGTCGTGCTCACACGCGAACGGCCCGACCTCGGCCCCCTCGAAGAGTTTCTTACCGTGTCCCGCTCCGGCCACTGCGAGTATTTCGCCACGGCGGCGGTTCTGCTCTTGCGTCAGGCAGGCATCCCGGCGCGGTACGCCCTGGGGTACGCGGTCTGGGAACCCGGCGACGCCGACGCGCGAATGTTCCTCGTGCGCGAGAGCCATGCCCATTCGTGGCCACGGTTCTGGGCAAACGGACGCTGGATGGACATGGACCCTACACCACCGCTCTGGTACCCGCAGGAAACCGAGCCCCTGTCATCGTTGCAATGGCTCTGGGACTGGCGGGCGGACGTTTCTTTCGCGTTTATGCGCTGGCGGCATACGGCGCAGAACTCGGCCGCCCGAGGATGGTTGGTGGCCGGCGCAGTGGTGCTGGCGGTGTTTCTCGCTGCTCGGCTGGCGCGGCGGGGCGGGCTGCGCCGCCGGCGCGAGGCTGTCAAAGCAAAGCGTGAACAGACCATGTTTTTCGGTGCCGATTCGCCCTTCTACGAACTCATCGCTAACGATGAACGACGCACGCCTCGGGCTTCCGGCGAACCCATGCTGTCCTGGCTGGCACGTTCCGGAGCCAAGCACCTCATTCCAATGGCCAGGCTTCACTACCGCTATCGGTTCGACCCCAGACGCGACGACGATTCCGTGAAGCGAGAGCTGGAGCGCCATAAAGCCGACTGA
- a CDS encoding bactofilin family protein codes for MAGKNEIHAFLGAGTTFEGTLRFSGMVRIDSGFNGTIESEGMLVLGERAKVEGEVKVGELVSAGSIDGDVATSTKATLQKGSQFSGTLTTSVIHMEEGARFEGRIIMNQGKPQSPATPVSPGEGAAVTGAAEKKSWFKR; via the coding sequence ATGGCCGGAAAAAATGAGATTCACGCGTTTCTGGGCGCGGGCACCACGTTTGAAGGCACGCTCCGCTTCAGCGGAATGGTGCGCATCGATAGCGGCTTCAATGGGACCATCGAATCCGAAGGCATGCTCGTGCTGGGCGAAAGGGCCAAGGTGGAAGGGGAGGTCAAGGTCGGGGAGCTCGTTTCCGCTGGATCCATCGACGGCGACGTCGCGACATCCACCAAAGCCACGCTCCAGAAAGGCTCCCAGTTCAGCGGCACTCTCACGACGTCCGTCATTCACATGGAAGAAGGTGCGCGCTTCGAGGGGCGCATCATCATGAACCAGGGCAAGCCGCAGAGCCCGGCTACGCCGGTATCGCCCGGTGAAGGGGCCGCAGTCACCGGCGCAGCCGAAAAGAAATCCTGGTTCAAGCGATAA
- a CDS encoding sensor histidine kinase produces the protein MSKYTFLASLQAPEYSGRPVELPRLDMRADADTLNRQTAMFDGTLPAALLDSVLSYVLVLNKTRQVIYANRKFLDFLNVRDIKDVAGMRPGEALGCEGSHEGHDGCGTSEVCMRCGALRTILEGFTSGQSSHEVRILRQGPQGMEAFDFRVSGTSLTLNGEDFLIFAIDDISNEKRRRILERIFFHDLMNTVGGLRNLVELLRDDLPKEQRKIAQIVYDVFRNMVDEIETQKLLLAAETGDLTASVQDVSSRDLLLSVKNGFERHDAAQGKELRIAEDSATVCMETDDALVRRVLGNMIKNALEAEPAGSVVTIGCAYERETDEVLLYVHNPSSMPGEVRLQIFQRSFSTKGSDRGIGTYSIKLLAERYLGGTVWFTSTPEEGTTFYARWPRVFQVSAPENLG, from the coding sequence ATGTCGAAGTATACGTTCCTCGCTTCCTTGCAGGCGCCAGAATATTCCGGGCGTCCGGTGGAGTTGCCAAGGCTCGACATGCGTGCCGACGCCGATACGCTCAACCGCCAGACAGCGATGTTCGACGGAACGTTGCCTGCCGCGCTGCTGGATTCGGTTCTCAGTTATGTCCTGGTGCTCAATAAGACGCGCCAGGTAATCTACGCAAACCGTAAGTTTCTTGATTTCCTCAATGTCCGCGACATCAAAGATGTGGCGGGCATGCGCCCCGGCGAAGCGCTTGGCTGCGAGGGGTCGCACGAAGGCCATGACGGCTGCGGGACTTCGGAAGTCTGCATGCGGTGCGGCGCCCTGCGGACCATTCTGGAGGGCTTCACCAGCGGGCAGTCCTCGCACGAGGTGCGTATCCTGCGCCAGGGACCTCAGGGCATGGAAGCCTTCGACTTCCGGGTGTCGGGCACATCACTTACTCTCAATGGCGAGGATTTTCTCATTTTCGCCATCGACGACATTTCCAACGAGAAGCGCCGGCGCATTCTGGAACGGATATTCTTCCACGACCTCATGAACACGGTGGGTGGGTTGCGCAACCTCGTGGAACTCCTGCGGGACGATTTGCCGAAGGAACAGCGCAAGATAGCGCAGATCGTCTATGACGTGTTCAGGAACATGGTGGACGAGATAGAGACGCAGAAGCTGTTGCTTGCCGCCGAGACCGGGGACCTTACGGCGAGCGTCCAGGACGTGAGCAGTCGTGACCTGCTTCTTTCCGTCAAGAATGGCTTCGAGAGGCACGACGCGGCACAGGGCAAGGAGTTGCGCATTGCGGAGGATTCCGCGACCGTGTGTATGGAAACGGACGATGCGCTGGTCCGGCGCGTGCTGGGCAACATGATCAAAAACGCTCTGGAGGCCGAACCGGCCGGCAGCGTGGTGACAATAGGTTGCGCGTACGAGCGAGAAACGGATGAAGTGCTCCTTTATGTGCACAACCCCTCGTCCATGCCAGGCGAAGTGCGGCTCCAGATATTCCAGCGGTCATTTTCCACAAAGGGCAGCGACCGCGGCATCGGAACCTACTCTATCAAGTTGCTTGCGGAGCGCTACCTGGGCGGCACGGTCTGGTTCACGTCCACGCCGGAAGAAGGCACCACGTTCTATGCGCGCTGGCCCCGGGTCTTTCAGGTTTCTGCCCCGGAAAACCTGGGATGA
- a CDS encoding AAA family ATPase → MTAGSKELEDAALNRARAVFHALHGNITAVMRGQDRAVRFVLAAFAAGGHVLLEDVPGTGKTTLGKSLAASLQATFTRVQFTPDLLPADILGVSVYDPARQSFRFHPGPVFTNILLGDEINRASPRTQSALLEAMAERQVSVEGRMMELKPPFFVIATQNPSDFHGTYPLPESQMDRFAMSFQLGYVEPEIEATVLEAQVLGHPLDTLKPCATLDDALALMHGASLVRVSPELTRYMVDLAAATRTEPGVRLGAGPRASLTLMRCAQALSLADGHDFVIPDAVQEAAPVVLPHRIVLESQAEYAGETAHAVVGRLLESIPVPA, encoded by the coding sequence ATGACCGCAGGCAGCAAGGAACTTGAGGACGCTGCGCTCAATCGCGCCCGCGCCGTGTTCCATGCCCTGCACGGCAACATAACCGCGGTGATGCGCGGCCAGGACCGCGCCGTGCGTTTCGTGCTCGCAGCCTTTGCCGCCGGCGGCCACGTGCTGCTGGAGGATGTGCCCGGCACGGGCAAGACCACCCTGGGCAAGTCCCTGGCCGCCTCGCTGCAGGCGACCTTCACCCGCGTACAGTTCACGCCGGATCTCCTTCCCGCGGACATCCTCGGCGTCTCGGTGTACGATCCGGCCCGCCAGTCCTTCCGCTTCCATCCCGGCCCTGTGTTCACCAACATCCTGCTCGGCGACGAGATCAACCGCGCCTCTCCGCGCACCCAATCCGCTCTGCTGGAAGCCATGGCCGAACGGCAGGTCTCGGTGGAAGGCCGCATGATGGAACTGAAGCCGCCGTTTTTCGTCATCGCCACCCAGAATCCTTCCGACTTCCACGGCACCTACCCCTTGCCCGAATCGCAGATGGACCGTTTCGCCATGAGCTTTCAGCTGGGGTATGTGGAACCGGAAATCGAAGCGACCGTGCTGGAAGCGCAGGTTCTCGGCCATCCCCTGGACACCTTGAAACCGTGCGCCACGCTGGATGACGCCCTGGCGCTGATGCACGGCGCCAGTCTGGTCCGCGTGAGCCCGGAACTGACCCGCTACATGGTGGACCTGGCGGCGGCCACGCGCACCGAACCCGGAGTGCGGCTCGGCGCCGGCCCCCGCGCCTCCCTCACCCTCATGCGGTGCGCCCAGGCGCTCTCACTCGCGGACGGCCACGACTTCGTCATACCGGACGCCGTGCAGGAAGCCGCGCCTGTGGTGCTGCCCCACAGAATAGTCCTGGAATCCCAGGCCGAGTACGCCGGCGAGACCGCGCACGCGGTGGTGGGCCGGCTGCTGGAATCCATCCCCGTGCCGGCATGA
- a CDS encoding HU family DNA-binding protein, whose protein sequence is MVKEDLIQLIHDEVGLETKKQAAETLDAILDSITEALGSGDRVALRNFGTFEVRHMAAKKGRNPQTGDPIIIPEHNRPAFSPGKEFAERIRTSDSWNWKRITREIQKMRESLEKTTSEMDIANPESRDYYSRKIAGYQRSYNELVGKLEGYAHAGGGALREIKGGLQRALEEVTDAFKRAADKF, encoded by the coding sequence ATGGTCAAAGAGGATCTCATCCAGTTGATTCACGACGAGGTCGGGCTCGAAACGAAAAAGCAGGCCGCCGAGACGCTGGACGCCATCCTGGACTCCATCACCGAGGCTCTCGGCTCCGGCGACAGAGTTGCTTTGCGCAACTTCGGAACCTTCGAGGTGCGCCACATGGCAGCCAAAAAAGGACGCAACCCCCAAACCGGGGACCCCATCATCATACCTGAACACAACCGACCCGCATTCAGCCCCGGCAAAGAGTTTGCCGAGCGCATCCGCACCTCGGACTCCTGGAACTGGAAACGCATCACCCGAGAAATTCAGAAGATGCGAGAATCCCTTGAAAAAACCACGTCCGAAATGGATATCGCAAATCCGGAGTCCCGCGACTATTACTCCAGGAAAATCGCCGGCTATCAACGTTCCTACAATGAGCTCGTTGGCAAGCTCGAAGGATACGCCCACGCCGGCGGCGGCGCTTTGCGCGAGATAAAAGGCGGGCTTCAGCGTGCGTTAGAGGAAGTCACCGACGCATTCAAGCGTGCAGCGGACAAGTTCTGA
- a CDS encoding DUF58 domain-containing protein — MKGHPPLRVRFARSLAAKAAWALSRFTAAGKLVLLGYGVTIFFVVDTRTTLNYQIFGLLIALLLFAVSLGLMRKGSFSLRRMLPRHATVGVPLRYVVQIRNMGLVETRSLDFNEDIAWSETDPPRPAARVLPASIDSIPAGEEHNVSMQLLPLTRGVLEFRTGILGLVDPLGLYKRLLPLPAPEKLVVLPRTYPVPSLDLRAGRRYQPGGRRTSLSSGDSQEFAGLRDYRPGDPVRHIHWPSFARFGEPKVKEFQDEYQTRLALVLDTFPWRHLRTWRAPLEGQPAHQDSIQESVFEAAVSVAASLAAAKRPQDTTLDLLFVADKARQVSAERGRADEHGLLEALAAVTPCMDKPFDVLERVVLRHAALVGGVVLVLLAWDDRRRSLVDSLRAAGLTIRTVLVADPPASAMEGLPPPDAIIRPDHIEQDLAAL; from the coding sequence ATGAAGGGCCATCCTCCGCTCCGCGTCCGCTTTGCCCGCTCTCTCGCCGCAAAGGCGGCGTGGGCGCTCTCCCGCTTCACTGCTGCGGGAAAGCTCGTGCTGCTCGGATACGGGGTGACCATCTTCTTTGTGGTGGATACACGCACGACTCTGAACTACCAGATATTCGGCTTGCTCATCGCACTGCTGCTCTTCGCCGTGTCCCTGGGCCTTATGCGCAAAGGAAGCTTTTCCTTACGTCGCATGCTTCCGCGGCACGCCACCGTGGGCGTGCCCCTGCGCTACGTCGTGCAGATAAGGAACATGGGATTGGTCGAAACCAGATCCCTGGATTTCAACGAGGACATCGCCTGGAGCGAAACCGATCCGCCGCGACCCGCAGCCCGTGTCCTGCCGGCCTCCATCGATTCCATTCCAGCCGGTGAAGAACACAACGTATCCATGCAATTGCTGCCATTGACTCGCGGCGTGCTCGAATTTCGGACCGGCATTCTGGGATTGGTGGATCCCCTCGGACTTTACAAGAGGCTTCTGCCATTGCCCGCGCCGGAAAAGCTCGTGGTGCTGCCGCGCACATATCCCGTACCCTCGCTGGACCTGCGTGCCGGCAGACGCTATCAACCAGGCGGCAGACGGACCTCGCTCTCTTCGGGAGACTCCCAGGAGTTCGCCGGGCTGCGGGACTACCGGCCCGGCGATCCGGTACGCCACATCCACTGGCCCAGCTTCGCACGGTTCGGCGAGCCCAAGGTCAAGGAGTTCCAGGACGAATACCAGACGCGGCTGGCGCTGGTGTTGGACACGTTTCCCTGGAGACATCTCCGCACATGGCGCGCTCCTCTGGAAGGACAGCCGGCTCACCAGGACTCAATACAGGAGTCTGTGTTCGAGGCCGCTGTGAGCGTGGCCGCCTCCCTGGCCGCGGCAAAGCGGCCGCAGGACACCACCCTGGACCTCCTCTTCGTGGCAGACAAGGCGCGGCAAGTGAGCGCCGAACGCGGCCGGGCCGACGAGCACGGCCTGCTCGAAGCGCTGGCTGCCGTCACCCCGTGCATGGACAAGCCCTTCGACGTGCTTGAGCGCGTTGTGCTGCGCCATGCCGCGCTCGTCGGCGGCGTTGTTCTCGTGCTCCTCGCCTGGGATGACCGCCGGCGCAGCCTTGTCGACAGTCTGCGCGCCGCCGGGTTGACGATTCGCACCGTACTCGTGGCCGATCCCCCAGCTTCGGCCATGGAAGGCCTTCCGCCACCGGACGCGATCATCCGTCCGGACCACATCGAACAGGATCTGGCCGCCCTATGA
- a CDS encoding NAD(P)/FAD-dependent oxidoreductase has translation MPHRNTYDAIIVGAGPAGLFAAYALSAEPSFKVLVLEKGREIPKRICPLKEEMSCKRCNPCHILSGVGGAGLYSDGKLNYIHKLGKTDLTQFMSVPEAKTLIDETEEIFNRFGMDGQVYPTDMDAAEEMRKKAKINGIDLLIIRQKHLGSDKLPCYIEDMTNELKRRGVVFQTKEAAEDVIVENGRVAGVVTKKGEYKAPNVILAPGRVGAEWVAGVAERNGVELSQRGIEIGVRVEVHKDILHDVTNVIYDPTFFIQTSKYDDQTRTFCTNRQGFVSLENYQDFVCVNGHAYMDRKSENSNFAFLSKVVLTEPISDNQAFGEAIGRLATLIGGGKPILQRFGDLKRGRRSTWNRIRKGSLEPTLQNVVCGDIAMFMPHRILANIMEGLEKLDLVVPGVANEETLLYAPEIKFFATQVETDSHLMTPVDGLYVAGDGPGVAGNIVSAAATGLIPARRILARRHGEE, from the coding sequence TTGCCACACCGCAACACCTATGACGCCATCATCGTAGGGGCCGGTCCTGCCGGCCTCTTTGCCGCCTATGCTCTGTCCGCCGAGCCCTCCTTCAAAGTCCTCGTGCTGGAGAAGGGCCGCGAGATCCCCAAACGCATTTGCCCTCTCAAGGAGGAGATGTCCTGCAAGCGCTGCAACCCCTGCCACATCCTTTCAGGCGTGGGCGGGGCCGGCCTCTACTCTGACGGCAAGCTCAATTACATCCACAAGCTTGGCAAGACCGACCTCACCCAGTTCATGTCCGTGCCCGAGGCCAAGACACTGATCGACGAGACCGAAGAAATATTCAACCGATTCGGCATGGACGGTCAGGTCTACCCCACAGACATGGACGCCGCGGAAGAGATGCGCAAGAAGGCCAAGATCAACGGCATCGACCTGCTCATCATCCGCCAGAAGCACCTCGGCAGCGACAAGCTGCCCTGCTACATCGAAGACATGACCAACGAGCTCAAACGCCGCGGCGTCGTCTTCCAGACCAAGGAAGCGGCTGAGGACGTCATTGTGGAGAACGGTCGTGTCGCCGGCGTTGTCACCAAAAAGGGCGAGTACAAAGCGCCCAACGTCATCCTCGCTCCGGGCCGTGTAGGCGCGGAGTGGGTCGCCGGCGTGGCCGAACGCAACGGCGTGGAGCTCAGCCAGCGCGGCATCGAGATCGGCGTGCGCGTGGAGGTCCACAAGGACATCCTGCACGACGTCACCAACGTCATCTACGACCCCACGTTCTTCATCCAGACCTCCAAGTACGACGACCAGACGCGGACCTTCTGCACGAACCGCCAGGGTTTCGTCTCGCTGGAGAACTATCAGGACTTCGTCTGCGTCAACGGCCATGCGTACATGGACCGCAAGTCCGAGAACTCGAACTTTGCGTTCCTTTCCAAAGTGGTGCTCACCGAACCCATCTCGGACAACCAGGCCTTCGGCGAAGCCATCGGTCGGCTGGCCACGCTCATCGGCGGGGGCAAGCCCATTCTGCAACGCTTCGGCGACCTCAAGCGGGGCCGTCGCTCCACCTGGAACCGCATCCGCAAGGGGTCCCTGGAACCCACGCTCCAGAACGTGGTCTGCGGCGATATCGCCATGTTCATGCCCCACCGCATCCTCGCCAACATCATGGAGGGCCTCGAAAAGCTCGACCTCGTGGTGCCCGGCGTGGCCAACGAGGAAACTCTGCTCTACGCCCCGGAGATAAAGTTCTTCGCCACGCAGGTGGAAACGGACTCCCACCTCATGACGCCTGTCGACGGCCTGTACGTGGCCGGCGACGGCCCCGGCGTGGCCGGCAATATCGTCTCCGCGGCTGCCACCGGGCTCATCCCGGCCAGGCGCATTCTCGCTCGGCGGCACGGCGAAGAGTGA